Within the Egibacteraceae bacterium genome, the region GTACGTCCGCAGCGTGAATCCCGGGTCGGCGTGGCCGAGATAGTCGGCGAGAGCCCGGATGTTCACGCCCTCCTCGAGCAGGACGCTGGCGTAGTGGTGCCGCAGCGCGTGCATCCCGTTCGCTCGCGTCGGCTCCACCCCGGCCGCCACCAGCGCCGGCTTCCACACGTTCACGTTGTAGTGCCGACGTGTCAGCGGGCCGCGCTCGCGCGTGGTGAAGACCAGCCGCAGCGTGGTCGGCTCGCCGCCCGGCTCCCGCCACGGCAGTGCGACCTCGTGCGCCGGCCATCCGCGTAGCCGCTCGGCGACCGCCACGGCCACCACGTCGGCGAGCGGGACCTCCCGGGTACCGCCGCCCTTGGGCGGTGCGAACACGACCTGGTTGCCGACGAGCTTGACCTGGTGACGCACGAGGACCTGGCGGCCGAGGAAGTCCACGTCGTCGACCGCCAGGCCGAACACCTCGCCCTGGCGCAGCCCGACGCCGGCCGCGA harbors:
- a CDS encoding site-specific integrase — translated: MKAPPVERKRVVPWPGDRVEAVVAEHPERFRAMPMVAAGVGLRQGEVFGLAVDDVDFLGRQVLVRHQVKLVGNQVVFAPPKGGGTREVPLADVVAVAVAERLRGWPAHEVALPWREPGGEPTTLRLVFTTRERGPLTRRHYNVNVWKPALVAAGVEPTRANGMHALRHHYASVLLEEGVNIRALADYLGHADPGFTLRTYTHLMPASADRARQAIDAAFSREPGVSQDAR